One segment of Thunnus thynnus chromosome 19, fThuThy2.1, whole genome shotgun sequence DNA contains the following:
- the cplane1 gene encoding ciliogenesis and planar polarity effector 1 isoform X3: MELELEVVLSSSIKRKKPWPRFCWLGQEKESVFLLDDKRISEINMVSGRTKKRTPKLHPFLNSVVTMASSHNGMWLCGLLVSGELFLWNRDKDLLKTAAAVPEVVHMITAFQGNATRLSLQVSGDGTRVLLVAITGQVFLWECMDVRDLTGLRDGTVKGHWAHIQPLEDTVLPSSQDKEACQHTIFVKTEAVGDACLSAFVFTCGKKLILTCLKIQWEEGNVRVGSVGYSIRWATKTYPMSRLTPACQPVKSRGALVPAFSPDGRLLAIALNQRQPKATQVLFVSTQNFVSVSSGLGGCGSKNLEIPSKYIRSYWVGSVNWSPGGLFLACVLKRGSLLMLARLGGLLTLTSSGCNVDFGPAHFLPLHPLVTYRPPMSAGKGEASLSSSSMSVRDVLRQRYSVTWHPRLLYLIVSDGYMATVLRVLDRPSPALLLKTLLRDTSKDLEKASRILDKSQIHVRAWLESVSCLNLDSSLEEFKPIVTRLPNNTDSVISAATDRSTLPLFLQDQGALGGTKELLEKVQSFFEDDSDVDGPPVGSHVEDGGRLEFASMFDTLHALDINTGLVPSPDHEMDFAETERKTSLLHRELGKIQSRLLTAWAFSMSLGNTVENKSCLLKHTLYCVVRFAALLHLIPGFTVNAGKRNTSVSTCLLHLLKALLSFLPWDSAHSDGPCCLGLVVELSKRLVHLLLGPQPEFYQTGHCQLSSHSLSTALLILQLVSDSLDHTYSLQQRTVWSSAENQPLHQWPSDVHCVPLLQNEKEEISSFVYQAQPVPQRPSSRMFGAWQWVYEITQQYMEELKGFEGCDGWEEEQQQLSCIMSQIQTALQATGERLEEGPALLSYPGEHLFLCGSYPKSADAWRSQIWEESTKSCDRSVFQETRLCLALLYSLLFQYHLREAQELGDHMARLILHRAGHQEDSTTCMTADSYPCPWLPMDLHSDTACAVVQTLGRFMAAYFTNQRLYILPPHNVGVLPPLHLPHAPSVGRLVPLCQEEVARAIRRQQLSEVWTVDYAQDLLLLGGLLPEAVWLAYHLGDWKTAASLSLAYTSYCSDHFDFTRFRRRELHLPTVLEPESIFQAELECLFGSKADSQEGKDEDIEKSFTDPLEGEDWDLLQVSIQEILKASVMAGVNVTSSPLSSLLDTAKDLCSGLPALVPNGLYLPSPPLYCPQPSPNTQDPIGTLGQFAEVASRHKVSGVLQRLLLLLRSAHCCHPAAQWYISHLRRARHLLHKIKKKYSYPSAAEEEKPFPEGLMKFVTRSGFFRRGPNKDGHLDPDIIQTIICFRELCGLCWMLHVRDQLSISCRKYQAARQHSRDEQIPGDSEVNSACVDALHWARRYLPFFHFLNAEEILQDILLSLVSELPPVSLVADTLVRAFPKEEESVRVPLREKYNSLLQRLRQCNVLEGEKEEANELMIILLQDKLRQRRKHLGRLQRHLAAPELHLWEKEEEEEDRGSKHGMAMLRQLSLGTSLSTSTLTDCGFPPLCSDGDTAENTSEAVSPEQLSRSINRGKKAKRDRESTKRTVKIERVIQEENHPGDAKENDDQHNVDLPSLPVVGTWEFELEDEEYLNFLELFLSYVLEKDSTDGGDSGSELPLLRSFSSKLRERELHSLTFDVLTTIHRRQRDGHHPARKHWSNDPPVFRAGCCYKPLKQGTTQNSSICSETPISRTSLSVTSLPGLRTGRQNGLFGLQQQSRVPLDQRMKGAYSGSDTSPNQSAFPTGQPSDCLVFGSSTCVETVIELQQGLDPKLEAQFPELSRLLEWMVRWADRKVLLGHHGKKKKAKGDGVGGRADEGVVIRIKASAPAVLTSLSLLEHRYTTLLGTDRYSAHIQIPETQWTVAPVLQPEVDKKLERESSVDTGYPGSANTPVTGPDHNVQQEELSISRTDEPEELTFHRTPLPNDQDQLTFDTQMKLSSSPQPSLGDLDVTPEKEGKSSDGEGLEVSSSVSNGNISGNICTPETSLKLEDLDHSEKDSTSLLSLSPARSLKAPPHPEPEALPIVQPEAAVPAQLSESAGVPLPNALEDPPSLQPQSSTTSAPNVVPTVPNQPSSAPPMRQRLGEDLYRLVQHINYMSLMEVLGESFSNLQLAQQNSSLAQSNMNSSHPNVPSSYPTNFTPQPNALLVQTTISGTPQTQACVPRSESSNPQFSQAPACMFADQPAIQSSGKPSPTGDQCHSTRNLPSIVNGAGVNYQEMQPLSVQAESPEIQFRQSRRLIPSSQGLLTTTDTSHTITSAPAVVHSNGSIQSDPASQVLGLKLLQLHRPQQGSPHYPPAQGLQTLLTANPATVESHQPQLKHNNKAASKKTEEEKRSGSSVTKRQLSFNNNPPHDPTLRSSHLQNQISERSREQEFSLLPPALPAHGSALTHGVRLLHFQPVPQRNITFPKIPILSSSRPCTVIAGPMGEAPRIKLLHIDSQPKMMMPLAAPSAHMTRLISMEELTSSVIGRQNAEEARLQLLRVDRPIESTRRATTSPSSDSSKRQKRREERSGRAKKTEVTFRPNESIIPTEEPADEPVNDEPAAAEEITPRQDFAIQLGSFDSLLTGQRLLDKAVSTAAELHAFASTCKRPPECHDAFTNTDPVCPPTLVDKAVSAKASVTDSGPKSQRSENHQFHKEPLVQDTVETSQAPENLDLHGRHFLSVLDLEDEMQHQDLPSSLIQGTQDVPSIPSSPTSAHLHVLATSVIRSATPATDVQPSLTIPEDILKPSTHPDTLEGPSSRSYVEPNWDPERVAPQDIVDPSDSEICQAIKIPSAGFNNASYTPPTVWFSSRLTELDAQLAALQNIADHLEMDFTNSRMLVNTIEKLTPALAPDVKPAVKKTVRLAVPQEAWTPRLVTATEPNACEEAENLEEQYVVHSDSCTPERKPSFRYSTSSSQSHSAGPSYLHTPPRMKHHPTEEAGISHLWADENLGQTGLSDTAEMLDELVKEGYISLTDLDLSTSQKEHHSSNVTHSKPEQQQSSWMSQKCVLPEDERRELRIWMRRKQRERLAVYHKQRDSLREMERKPFSTSGTKKSTNKNRASTWRTREEKEKAMLLEQYNQRTREASSLASDFPTSPPTLLGSSQPEGAPMAFTTRSTSAPPPGSLHRTYSVSANDKRSLKFQSGQDQPHLRPWTAEVQGRPSEDHRRRLGLHRPVTFLPKDRLSQVTRRGMLSDTKSHSKPHTASQGEEWQRKMGLNKSPSGGTFVLREGIQREQTRMEEKEERDAENLWEPSSEMIRLLGPEESKSNRVLDGLLDEQDDGATAGVSGMEWLDNLSESAGSSLSKIDWAAIERMVAAEDA, encoded by the exons ATGGAGCTAGAGTTAGAGGTTGTGTTGTCATCCAGCATCAAAAGGAAGAAACCATGGCCGCGATTCTGCTGGCTCGGCCAG GAGAAAGAATCTGTGTTCCTGTTAGATGACAAACGGATCAGTGAGATCAACATGGTATCTGGTCGCACCAAGAAGAGGACCCCTAAACTCCATCCCTTTCTCAACAGTGTGGTGACAATGGCTTCATCTCACAATG GTATGTGGCTTTGTGGACTTTTGGTCTCGGGAGAGCTGTTTCTGTGGAACAGGGATAAAGACTTGTTGAAGACTGCTGCAGCAGTCCCAGAAGTAGTTCATATGATTACTGCTTTTCAAG GGAATGCCACAAGGCTGTCACTCCAAGTTTCAGGCGATGGGACGCGTGTGCTCCTGGTAGCCATAACAGGGCAAGTGTTCCTGTGGGAGTGTATGGACGTCAGAGATTTGACAGGGTTACGAGACGGCACAGTCAAAGGACACTGGGCACACATACAACCCCTTGAAGATACTGTTCTGCCATCTTCACAAGACAAAGAAGCATGCCAACACACCATCTTCGTTAAGACGGAG GCAGTGGGTGATGCCTGCTTATCAGCATTTGTTTTCACATGTGGGAAGAAGTTAATCCTCACGTGCCTGAAAATCCAGTGGGAAGAGGGCAATGTGAGAGTGGG CTCTGTGGGATACAGCATACGATGGGCCACCAAGACATACCCCATGTCGCGTCTTACCCCAGCATGCCAACCAGTGAAATCCAGAGGTGCACTAGTGCCTGCCTTCTCTCCTGATGGCCGACTGTTAGCCATTGCCCTGAACCAGAGGCAACCTAAG GCTACACAGGTCCTCTTTGTGAGCACACAGAATTTTGTCTCTGTTTCAAGTGGTCTTGGAGGATGTGGAAGCAAAAACTTGGAGATCCCCTCTAAATACATAAG GTCATACTGGGTGGGCAGTGTGAACTGGTCACCCGGTGGCCTTTTCCTGGCCTGTGTTCTGAAGAGAGGCTCTCTTCTTATGTTGGCTCGCCTCGGAGGGCTTCTCACTCTGACAAGCTCCGGTTGCAATGTTGACTTTGGACCTGCACACTTCCTACCCTTGCACCCTCTGGTCACTTACAG GCCACCAATGTCTGCAGGGAAAGGGGAGGCCTCTCTGTCCAGCTCTAGCATGTCTGTGCGGGATGTCCTGAGGCAGCGATATTCTGTGACCTGGCATCCACGGCTGTTGTATCTCATTGTGTCTGACGGCTACATGGCCACAGTTTTGAGGGTGCTAGATAGACCTTCTCCTGCCCTGCTGCTGAAAACGCTGTTAAGAGACACCAGCAAGGATCTTGAGAAGGCCAGCCGGATCTTGGATAAATCACAG ATTCATGTGAGGGCATGGTTGGAGTCAGTATCTTGCCTGAATCTGGACAGCAGCCTTGAGGAGTTCAAACCTATTGTTACACGTTTACCCAACAACACAGACTCTGTCATTTCAGCAGCCACAGATAGGTCCACTTTGCCCCTTTTTCTGCAGGACCAGGGGGCATTGGGTGGCACCAAAGAACTTCTTGAAAAAGTACAG TCTTTCTTTGAGGATGATTCTGATGTAGACGGACCTCCTGTTGGTTCTCATGTAGAGGATGGCGGACGTCTGGAGTTTGCCTCAATGTTTGACACACTCCACGCCCTGGACATCAACACCGGACTTGTCCCAAGCCCAGATCATGAAATGGACTTTGctgaaacagagaggaagacctCTCTTCTCCATCGTGAACTTGGGAAGATCCAGAGCAGGCTGTTAACAGCCTGGGCTTTTAGCATGTCTCTAGGAAACACTGTGGAAAACAAGTCTTGTCTGCTGAAGCACACCCTCTACTGTGTAGTGCGATTTGCTGCTTTACTTCATTTGATCCCTGGCTTCACGGTCAATGCAGGGAAAAGAAATACCTCAGTTTCTACTTGTCTCCTGCACCTTCTCAAAgcacttctttcttttctacCCTGGGATAGCGCTCACTCAGATGGGCCATGCTGCTTGGGGCTGGTGGTAGAGCTCAGTAAACGGCTGGTACACCTGCTGCTGGGCCCTCAGCCTGAGTTCTACCAGACTggtcactgtcagctgtcatctCACAGTCTGTCCACAGCACTGCTTATCTTGCAGCTGGTCTCTGATTCTCTTGACCACACTTACAGCCTCCAGCAAAGAACTGTCTGGTCCTCAGCAGAGAATCAGCCACTGCACCAGTGGCCTTCAGATGTGCACTGTGTGCCTCTGCTACAGAATGAGAAGGAAGAGATATCCAGCTTTGTATATCAGGCTCAGCCTGTCCCCCAGCGACCGTCCAGCAG AATGTTTGGTGCGTGGCAGTGGGTCTATGAGATCACCCAGCAATATATGGAAGAATTGAAAGGCTTTGAAGGCTGTGATGGCTGGGAGGAGGAACAGCAGCAGTTGTCTTGCATCATGTCCCAAATCCAAACAGCTCTGCAGGCTACAGGAGAAAGGCTAGAGGAGGGACCTGCACTGCTGAGTTATCCAg GTGAACATCTTTTCCTTTGTGGCTCGTACCCAAAAAGTGCTGACGCATGGCGATCACAAATTTGGGAAGAGAGTACAAAAA GTTGTGACCGTAGTGTCTTCCAGGAGACGCGGCTTTGTCTGGCACTCCTATACAGTCTGTTGTTTCAGTACCATCTGAGAGAAGCCCAGGAGTTGGGAGACCACATGGCCCGCCTAATACTGCACAGGGCTGGACACCAGGAGGACAGCACGACCTGCATGACAG CAGACTCTTATCCTTGCCCATGGCTGCCAATGGACCTTCACAGTGACACAGCCTGTGCAGTGGTTCAGACCCTGGGGAGATTCATGGCTGCTTATTTCACCAATCAACGGCTCTACATCCTTCCCCCACACAATGTGGGCGTCCTTCCTCCACTGCATCTACCTCATG CCCCCAGTGTTGGGCGTTTGGTGCCGCTGTGCCAGGAGGAGGTGGCTAGAGCAATTCGACGACAGCAACTGTCAGAAGTGTGGACAGTAGACTACGCCCAGGACCTGCTCCTGCTAGGGGGTCTGCTTCCTGAGGCTGTGTGGTTGGCTTACCATCTTGGGGACTGGAAGACAGCGGCCTCTCTGAGCCTAGCCTATACCAGTTACTGCTCTGATCACTTTGACTTCACTCG GTTCAGGAGAAGAGAGCTCCACCTGCCAACAGTTTTAGAACCAGAAAGCATTTTTCAGGCTGAGTTGGAGTGTCTTTTTGGCAGTAAGGCTGACTCACAAGAGGGCAAAGACGAGGATATTGAGAAGAGCTTTACAG ACCCCTTGGAAGGAGAAGACTGGGACTTGTTACAGGTTTCCATACAGGAGATTCTGAAGGCGTCAGTCATGGCTGGAGTGAATGTTACGTCTTCACCCTTGTCCTCCTTGCTGGACACAGCCAAAGACCTGTGTTCTGGGCTGCCTGCATTGGTGCCCAATGGACTGTATCTGCCTTCCCCACCTCTTTATTGCCCTCAGCCTTCCCCCAACACACAG GACCCAATAGGGACATTAGGCCAGTTTGCAGAAGTTGCATCACGTCACAAAGTGTCGGGGGTTCTCCAAAGATTACTATTACTCCTGAGATCCGCTCACTGTTGCCATCCGGCTGCCCAGTGGTACATCAGCCATCTGCGCCGTGCCAGACACCTACTACACAAG ATCAAGAAGAAGTACTCCTATCCATcagctgctgaagaggaaaaGCCTTTCCCTGAGGGCCTGATGAAGTTTGTCACCCGCAGTGGATTCTTCAGACGGGGGCCTAATAAAGATGGTCACTTGGACCCTGATATCATTCAAACTATTA TCTGTTTCAGGGAGCTGTGTGGTTTATGTTGGATGCTTCATGTCAGGGATCAGCTCTCTATTTCCTGCAGGAAGTATCAGGCCGCCAGACAGCATAGTAGAGATGAACAG ATCCCTGGTGATTCAGAAGTGAATTCTGCCTGTGTGGATGCTCTCCACTGGGCCCGTCGTTATCtgcctttctttcattttctcaatGCTGAGGAAATCCTCCAGGACATACTGCTCAGCCTCGTGTCTGAACTACCCCCTGTGTCTCTg GTGGCAGACACACTGGTACGTGCCTTCCCAAAGGAGGAAGAATCTGTCAGAGTCCCTCTGAGAGAAAAGTATAACTCACTGCTGCAGAGACTGAGGCAATGCAATGTCCTTG AAGGGGAAAAAGAGGAGGCAAATGAGTTGATGATCATACTCCTTCAAGATAAACtcaggcagaggaggaaacatcttGGGCGTTTGCAGAGGCACTTGGCTGCCCCTGAGCTCCATTtgtgggagaaagaggaggaagaggaagacaggGGAAGCAAACATGGGATGGCCATGTTAAGACAACTGTCCCTGGGTACAAGTCTGAGCACCAGCACTTTAACTGACTGCGGGTTCCCCCCGCTGTGCAGTGATGGAGACACAGCGGAGAATACATCTGAGGCTGTCTCTCCTGAACAGCTTAGCAGATCCATAAACAG GGGCAAAAAAGCTAaacgagacagagagagtaCAAAGAGGACTGTTAAGATTGAGAGGGTGATTCAGGAGGAGAATCACCCAGGTGATGCTAAAGAGAATGATGACCAACATAATGTGGATCTGCCCTCCCTACCAGTGGTTGGCACCTGGGAGTTTGAGCTGGAAGATGAAGAGTATCTCAATTTCCTGGAGCTCTTCCTCAGCTATGTGCTGGAGAAAGATAGTACTGATGGAGGGGACTCAGGCAGTGAACTTCCTTTGTTGAGAAGCTTCTCCTCCAagctgagggagagagagttgCATTCTCTCACCTTTGATGTGCTCACAACTATACATCGCCGTCAAAGAGATGGGCACCATCCAGCAAGAAAACACTGGAGCAACGATCCTCCAGTGTTCAGAGCTGGCTGCTGCTACAAGCCTTTGAAACAAGGTACAACACAAAATTCTTCCATCTGCAGCGAAACCCCAATATCAAGAACTAGCCTTTCTGTCACCTCTCTACCTGGGCTCAGAACTGGGAGGCAAAATGGTTTGTTTGGCCTCCAACAGCAGAGCCGCGTGCCTTTAGACCAAAGAATGAAGGGAGCCTACTCTGGTTCTGACACTAGCCCTAATCAAAGTGCTTTTCCCACGGGTCAGCCATCAGATTGCTTGGTATTTGGCTCTTCAACTTGTGTGGAAACGGTGATAGAACTGCAGCAGGGCCTCGATCCTAAATTAGAAGCTCAGTTCCCAGAGCTTAGCAGGCTGCTGGAGTGGATGGTACGCTGGGCTGATAGGAAGGTGTTGCTGGGACATCATGGCAAAAAGAAGAAAGCTAAGGGAGATGGGGTTGGAGGAAGAGCTGATGAAGGAGTAGTGATTCGCATCAAAGCCTCTGCACCTGCTGTCCTCACTTCCCTCAGCCTGCTGGAACATAGATACACTACTCTACTCGGGACCGATCGCTACAGTGCCCACATCCAAATTCCAGAAACACAGTGGACTGTAGCCCCTGTGCTGCAACCTGAGGTGGATAagaagctggagagagagagcagcgttGATACAGGCTACCCTGGATCTGCCAACACTCCTGTCACTGGCCCCGATCACAATGTACAGCAAGAAGAACTGTCCAT TTCTCGCACAGATGAGCCAGAGGAGCTGACATTTCACAGGACACCTCTTCCTAATGACCAGGATCAACTTACCTTTGACACTCAGATGAAACTATCAAGTTCACCACAACCATCTCTTGGTGATTTAGATGTTACACCTGAAAAAGAAG GCAAAAGTAGTGACGGTGAGGGCTTGGAGGTGTCGTCCTCTGTTTCTAATGGGAACATCTCTGGAAACATCTGCACACCTGAAACA AGTTTAAAACTTGAAGATCTAGACCACTCAGAAAAAGACTCCACCTCTCT TTTAAGCCTCAGTCCTGCTAGAAGCCTCAAAGCCCCTCCACACCCAGAGCCAGAAGCTCTTCCCATCGTCCAGCCTGAGGCAGCAGTCCCTGCACAGCTTTCTGAATCAGCTGGAGTTCCGCTCCCCAACGCACTGGAAGATCCTCCAAGTCTTCAGCCACAAAGCTCCACAACCAGTGCACCAAATGTAGTTCCTACTGTCCCCAATCAGCCATCATCCGCTCCGCCAATGAGACAACGTCTGGGTGAAGACTTGTACAGATTGGTCCAG CATATCAACTACATGAGCCTGATGGAGGTTTTGGGAGAATCATTTTCCAACCTGCAACTGGCCCAGCAGAACTCCTCTTTGGCGCAGTCTAACATGAACTCCTCACACCCTAATGTGCCATCATCTTACCCTACCAATTTCACACCGCAACCAAATGCCTTATTGGTTCAAACCACAATTTCAGGGACGCCTCAGACACAGGCATGTGTTCCAAGATCAGAATCCAGCAACCCTCAGTTTAGTCAGGCCCCTGCATGCATGTTTGCAGACCAGCCTGCCATACAGAGCTCAGGGAAACCCTCTCCAACAGGCGATCAGTGTCACAGCACCAGGAATCTACCCTCCATTGTCAATGGTGCGGGTGTAAATTATCAG gaaatGCAACCACTCTCTGTCCAGGCAGAGTCGCCAGAAATTCAGTTTAGGCAAAGCAGGAGGTTAATCCCATCCTCCCAAGGGCTTCTGACCACTACTGACACCAGCCACACAATTACCAGTGCCCCTGCGGTAGTGCATTCAAATGGTAGCATACAATCTGACCCTGCTTCCCAGGTCTTGGGCCTGAAGTTACTTCAGCTCCATCGTCCCCAGCAGGGTTCCCCACACTATCCCCCAGCCCAAGGGCTCCAGACGCTGCTCACTGCAAACCCTGCTACTGTAGAATCCCATCAGCCCCAGcttaaacacaataacaaagcTGCCTcaaagaagacagaagaggaaaaaagaagtgGGTCTTCAGTTACGAAAAGACAACTCAGTTTTAATAACAATCCTCCTCATGATCCCACTCTGAGGAGCTCCCATCTGCAGAATCAGATATCAGAGAGATCCAGGGAGCAAGAGTTCTCACTACTCCCTCCTGCTTTACCAGCTCATGGATCTGCATTGACCCACGGCGTTCGCCTGCTGCACTTTCAACCTGTTCCACAGAGAAACATCACATTCCCCAAAATACCCATACTGTCTTCCTCCAGGCCCTGTACTGTCATTGCAGGTCCAATGGGAGAAGCACCTAGGATCAAGCTTTTGCATATAGACTCTCAACCAAAAATG ATGATGCCCCTGGCTGCTCCTTCAGCCCACATGACCCGTCTCATCTCCATGGAGGAGTTGACTAGTTCAGTGATAGGGAGGCAGAATGCTGAAGAGGCTCGACTACAGTTGCTCAGAGTCGACCGACCTATTGAAAGCACTAGAAGAGCTACAACCTCTCCCAGCTCCGACTCCAGCAAGAG gcagaagaggagagaggaaaggtcTGGCAGGGCAAAAAAAACCGAGGTCACATTTAGGCCGAATGAGTCCATCATCCCTACAGAAGAG CCAGCAGATGAGCCTGTGAATGATGAGCCTGCTGCTGCAGAAGAGATCACCCCCAGACAGGATTTTGCCATTCAACTTG GATCCTTTGACTCATTGCTTACTGGTCAGAGATTATTGGACAAGGCGGTGTCCACTGCAGCTGAGCTCCATGCCTTTGCTTCCACATGTAAAAGACCCCCAGAGTGCCATGATGctttcacaaacacagaccCAG tttgtccTCCCACACTTGTGGATAAAGCTGTGTCTGCCAAGGCCTCTGTGACTGATAGTGGTCCTAAAT CACAAAGGTCAGAGAATCATCAGTTTCACAAAGAGCCCCTTGTTCAAGACACAGTGGAGACCTCACAGGCACCAGAGAACTTG GATCTGCATGGCCGCCACTTCTTAAGTGTCTTGGATCTAGAAGACGAGATGCAGCACCAGGATTTGCCATCCTCTCTCATCCAAGGAACACAGGACGTTCCTTCCATCCCTTCTTCACCTACTTCTGCTCATCTTCATGTACTTGCGACTTCTGTTATCAGAAGTGCTACTCCTGCTACTGATGTACAACCCTCGCTCACAATTCCAGAGGATATCCTGAAACCCTCCACTCACCCAG ATACCCTTGAGGGGCCTTCTTCACGCAGCTACGTTGAGCCCAACTGGGATCCAGAGAGAGTCGCTCCACAGGATATTGTAGATCCATCTGACTCTGAGATCTGTCAAGCCATAAAGATACCGAGCGCTGGATTTAACAATGCCTCTTATACACCTCCTACAGTCTGGTTCTCATCTCGCCTGACAGAGCTAGATGCACAGTTGGCAGCGCTGCAGAACATTGCAGACCATCTGGAGATGGACTTTACCAACTCCAGGATG TTGGTGAACACTATTGAAAAGCTCACCCCAGCCTTGGCTCCTGATGTGAAGCCTGCAGTGAAAAAAACTGTCAGACTGGCTGTCCCACAGGAAG CATGGACACCACGACTTGTCACTGCAACTGAACCAAATGCCTGTGAGGAGGCAGAAAATCTGGAAGAACAATATGTAGTTCATAGTGACTCCTGTACCCCTGAAAGAAAGCCTTCTTTTCGTTattccacttcttcttctcaaaGTCACAGCGCTGGTCCTTCTTACCTTCACACTCCTCCAA GAATGAAACATCATCCGACTGAAGAGGCTGGAATATCTCATTT ATGGGCTGATGAGAATCTGGGTCAGACCGGGTTATCTGATACAGCAGAAATGTTAGACGAGTTGGTGAAGGAAGGATATATATCCCTGACTGACCTGGATTTATCCACCTCACAGAAAGAACACCATAGCAG TAATGTGACCCACAGCAAACCAGAGCAGCAACAAAGTAGCTGGATGTCGCAGAAATGTGTCCTTCCggaggatgagaggagagagctgAGGATCTGGATGAGaaggaaacagagggaaagacTGGCTGTTTATCACAAACAAAGAGATAGCCTGAGGGAGATGGAGCGCAAGCCTTTTTCTACCTCTGGGACAAAG AAATCTACAAACAAAAATCGAGCATCCACTTGGAGAACccgagaggaaaaagaaaa GGCCATGCTTTTGGAGCAATATAACCAGAGGACTCGTGAGGCCAGTTCTTTGGCTAGTGACTTTCCCACCAGTCCTCCGACCTTGCTCGGTTCTTCACAGCCTGAAGGCGCTCCAATGGCCTTCACCACACGGTCCACCTCTGCTCCACCTCCTGGTAGCCTTCACAG GACTTACAGTGTATCTGCCAATGATAAAAGAAGTCTGAAGTTCCAGTCAGGACAAGATCAGCCCCACCTTCGTCCATGGACCGCTGAGGTGCAGGGACGGCCTTCAGAGGACCATCGCAGGAGACTGGGACTTCATAGACCAG TGACCTTTCTGCCAAAGGACCGCCTGTCTCAGGTTACTAGACGTGGCATGCTCAGTGATACAAAGAGCCACAGTAAACCGCACACAGCCAGCCAGGGTGAGGAATGGCAGAGAAAGATGGGTTTGAACAAAAGTCCTTCAGGAGGGACTTTTGTCCTTCGGGAGGGGATTCAGAGGGAGCAGACAAGgatggaagagaaagaggagagggatgCAGAGAATCTGTGGGAGCCCTCTTCGGAAATGATAAGGCTGCTTGGACCAGAAGAGTCAAAGTCTAACAGA GTTTTGGACGGGCTGTTAGATGAGCAGGATGATGGTGCCACAGCTGGTGTGTCGGGGATGGAGTGGCTGGACAACCTCTCTGAGAGCGCCGGCAGCAGCCTCAGCAAAATAGACTGGGCCGCTATCGAGAGGATGGTAGCTGCAGAGGACGCTTGA